The following proteins come from a genomic window of Populus nigra chromosome 6, ddPopNigr1.1, whole genome shotgun sequence:
- the LOC133696609 gene encoding uncharacterized protein LOC133696609 isoform X1, with protein sequence MTTCSPLLFEFHCLKTDAATLDKTAFVVLDMESLAQPSDRSSGSPKMTRALSRKWSYRAERWTGNEEEGIDEPAKKLLIKGSSQLDPLKQQLVTNKALGPSLTTPGGPNLADPVDGWNKRFNRLMAISPRKILFIFATMSSMGTLMLIYFTLAINRST encoded by the exons ATGACAACATGCTCGCCATTACTGTTTGAGTTCCATTGCTTGAAG ACTGATGCTGCAACTTTGGATAAAACTGCTTTTGTTGTGTTGGACATGGAGAGTCTTGCACAGCCATCAGATAGGAGCTCTGGGAGCCCAAAAATGACA AGAGCGCTGTCTCGAAAATGGTCTTACCGAGCAGAACGATGGACTGGTAATGAAGAAGAAGGCATTGATGAACCAGCGAAGAAACTCCTGATAAAAG GGAGCTCTCAGCTGGATCCTTTGAAGCAGCAACTAGTCACAAATAAAGCACTCGGTCCCTCCCTAACAACCCCTGGCGGCCCTAATCTCGCAGACCCGGTTGACGGATGGAACAAGAGGTTTAACCGGTTAATGGCAATTAGTCCTCGGAAGATCCTTTTCATATTTGCAACCAT GTCCAGCATGGGCACACTGATGCTCATATACTTTACCCTTGCCATTAATAGAAGCACTTAA
- the LOC133696794 gene encoding uncharacterized protein LOC133696794, translating to MEKTNAAPTGCYKCGRPGHWSRDCPDSNPNPNPSSNPSSPRSFPSNNNSSSNNSNYFSGSNSKPAKAAEKPKKVPRSRPKLTPELLLGEDNGLGFILRHFPRNFKYRGRGHEVSDLGNLIGLYSEWHSHLLPYYSFDQFVHKVEQVAATKRAKMCVRELRERVASGGDPTKLRESLTEHVSANVEHDLSTPDEGLNSEVTHNEEDPLSKNQDVDGLPEDMLHEVYDRATEEPTQTLDRRDMELPNEINGASCSNEVSISEEQKARMEANRLRALERAAARAQS from the exons ATGGAGAAGACAAACGCAGCACCGACTGGTTGTTACAAGTGTGGACGTCCAGGCCACTGGTCCCGTGACTGCCCTGAttcaaaccctaaccctaaccctagcTCCAATCCCAGTTCTCCCAGATCTTTCCCTTCTAATAACAATAGCAGCAGCAATAACAGTAATTATTTCAGTGGTAGTAACTCAAAGCCGGCAAAAGCAGCAGAGAAGCCAAAGAAAGTGCCAAGAAGTAGGCCAAAGCTCACACCCGAGCTTCTACTCGGGGAAGATAATGGGCTTGGCTTCATTCTTCGCCACTTTCCTCGCAACTTCAAGTATCGTGGCCGCGGGCACGAG GTCAGTGATCTGGGAAACTTGATCGGTTTATACAGTGAATGGCACTCTCATTTGCTCCCTTATTATTCATTTGATCAATTTGTACATAAGGTGGAGCAAGTTGCCGCTACGAAACGTGCAAAG ATGTGTGTTCgagaattgagagagagagttgcCAGTGGAGGGGATCCAACAAAGTTGCGTGAATCCTTAACTGAACATGTCAGTGCAAATGTTGAGCATG ATCTATCTACACCTGATGAAGGCTTGAACTCTGAGGTAACTCATAATGAGGAAGATCCACTTTCAAAGAACCAAGATGTGGATGGTTTACCAGAAGACATGCTTCATGAGGTTTATGATAGGGCTACTGAA GAACCAACTCAGACCTTGGACAGGAGGGACATGGAATTACCAAATGAAATTAATGGAGCTAGCTGCTCCAATGAAGTTTCGATCTCAGAAGAACAGAAAGCTCGCATGGAAGCTAACAGGTTGAGGGCACTAGAAAGAGCTGCAGCTCGGGCTCAGTCATAG
- the LOC133696609 gene encoding uncharacterized protein LOC133696609 isoform X3, translated as MGTATDAATLDKTAFVVLDMESLAQPSDRSSGSPKMTRALSRKWSYRAERWTGNEEEGIDEPAKKLLIKGSSQLDPLKQQLVTNKALGPSLTTPGGPNLADPVDGWNKRFNRLMAISPRKILFIFATMSSMGTLMLIYFTLAINRST; from the exons ATGGGAACAGCG ACTGATGCTGCAACTTTGGATAAAACTGCTTTTGTTGTGTTGGACATGGAGAGTCTTGCACAGCCATCAGATAGGAGCTCTGGGAGCCCAAAAATGACA AGAGCGCTGTCTCGAAAATGGTCTTACCGAGCAGAACGATGGACTGGTAATGAAGAAGAAGGCATTGATGAACCAGCGAAGAAACTCCTGATAAAAG GGAGCTCTCAGCTGGATCCTTTGAAGCAGCAACTAGTCACAAATAAAGCACTCGGTCCCTCCCTAACAACCCCTGGCGGCCCTAATCTCGCAGACCCGGTTGACGGATGGAACAAGAGGTTTAACCGGTTAATGGCAATTAGTCCTCGGAAGATCCTTTTCATATTTGCAACCAT GTCCAGCATGGGCACACTGATGCTCATATACTTTACCCTTGCCATTAATAGAAGCACTTAA
- the LOC133696609 gene encoding uncharacterized protein LOC133696609 isoform X2 encodes MEELPVQTDAATLDKTAFVVLDMESLAQPSDRSSGSPKMTRALSRKWSYRAERWTGNEEEGIDEPAKKLLIKGSSQLDPLKQQLVTNKALGPSLTTPGGPNLADPVDGWNKRFNRLMAISPRKILFIFATMSSMGTLMLIYFTLAINRST; translated from the exons ATGGAGGAGTTGCCCGTGCAG ACTGATGCTGCAACTTTGGATAAAACTGCTTTTGTTGTGTTGGACATGGAGAGTCTTGCACAGCCATCAGATAGGAGCTCTGGGAGCCCAAAAATGACA AGAGCGCTGTCTCGAAAATGGTCTTACCGAGCAGAACGATGGACTGGTAATGAAGAAGAAGGCATTGATGAACCAGCGAAGAAACTCCTGATAAAAG GGAGCTCTCAGCTGGATCCTTTGAAGCAGCAACTAGTCACAAATAAAGCACTCGGTCCCTCCCTAACAACCCCTGGCGGCCCTAATCTCGCAGACCCGGTTGACGGATGGAACAAGAGGTTTAACCGGTTAATGGCAATTAGTCCTCGGAAGATCCTTTTCATATTTGCAACCAT GTCCAGCATGGGCACACTGATGCTCATATACTTTACCCTTGCCATTAATAGAAGCACTTAA
- the LOC133697374 gene encoding inactive leucine-rich repeat receptor-like serine/threonine-protein kinase At1g60630, with protein sequence MEPLVSRYPFLFSLLYFTVVSLLCPVRSGDAEALLALKSAIDPLNSLPWQHGTNVCKWQGVKECKNGRVTKLVVEYQNQSGTLDAKILNQLDQLRVLSFKGNSLSGQIPNLSGLVNLKSLFLDSNNFSGDFPDSITGLHRLKVIVLARNQISGPIPVSILNLSRLYALYLEDNNFTGAIPPLNQTSLRFFNVSNNKLSGQIPVTPPLIRFNTPSFIGNLNLCGVQIQNPCNNLNFGPSLSPTYPSSKPTSKRSKTIKIVAATAGGFVFLITCLLLVCCFCFKNGNKKEGPSMVEERNKGIVGVERGGEASGGAGGMDGNNGGRQGGFSWESEGLGSLVFLGAGDQQMSYSLEDLLKASAETLGRGTIGSTYKAVMESGFIVTVKRLKDARYPRLEEFRRHMDLLGRLRHPSLVPLRAYFQAKEERLIVYDYFPNGSLFSLLHGTRTSGGGKPLHWTSCLKIAEDLATGLLYIHQNPGLTHGNLKSSNVLLGPEFESCLTDYGLTMFQNPDSLEEPSATSLFYRAPEIRDVRKPSTQPADVYSFGVLLLELLTGKTPFQDLVQEHGPDIPRWVRSVREEETESGDDPASGNEAAEEKLQALVNIAMACVSLTPDNRPSMRDVFRMIRDARAEARVSSNSSDHSPGRWSDTVQSLPREEHLSI encoded by the exons ATGGAACCTCTGGTTTCAAGGTACCCTTTTCTCTTCTCATTGTTATACTTCACTGTTGTTTCTCTTCTTTGTCCAGTTAGATCAGGCGATGCTGAGGCCCTGTTAGCCCTCAAATCAGCCATTGATCCTTTAAACTCCCTCCCATGGCAACATGGAACCAATGTGTGCAAATGGCAAGGTGTCAAAGAATGCAAGAATGGAAGGGTCACAAAGCTTGTTGTAGAGTACCAAAACCAGAGTGGTACTCTGGATGCCAAAATCTTGAATCAACTAGACCAACTTCGAGTCTTGAGTTTCAAAGGGAACTCACTTTCAGGCCAAATCCCAAATCTTTCTGGCCTTGTCAATCTCAAATCTCTCTTCCTCGACAGCAACAACTTCTCCGGTGATTTCCCAGATTCCATTACAGGCCTACACCGTTTAAAAGTCATAGTTTTAGCTCGAAACCAAATCTCTGGTCCAATCCCAGTGTCAATCCTCAACCTCAGTCGTTTGTATGCTCTTTACTTAGAAGATAATAACTTCACTGGAGCAATTCCTCCTTTGAACCAAACCAGTCTAAGATTCTTCAATGTGTCTAACAATAAACTCTCTGGTCAAATTCCCGTGACCCCACCATTGATTAGGTTCAATACACCCTCTTTCATTGGCAATCTCAATCTTTGTGGTGTACAGATTCAGAACCCTTGCAACAATTTAAATTTCGGACCATCTTTAAGTCCAACCTATCCATCTTCAAAACCAACGTCCAAACGTAGCAAGACAATCAAGATTGTAGCAGCAACTGCCGGTGGGTTTGTGTTTCTTATAACTTGTCTGCTTTTGGTATGCTGTTTTTGTTTCAAGAATGGCAACAAGAAAGAAGGGCCGTCAATGGTAGAAGAGAGAAACAAAGGGATTGTCGGGGTTGAAAGGGGAGGAGAAGCATCAGGAGGTGCAGGTGGCATGGATGGTAATAATGGTGGAAGACAAGGGGGGTTTTCGTGGGAGAGTGAGGGTTTAGGGAGTTTGGTGTTCTTGGGTGCAGGGGATCAGCAGATGAGTTACAGCTTGGAGGATTTATTGAAGGCGTCAGCTGAGACTTTGGGGAGGGGTACTATAGGGAGTACCTACAAAGCTGTGATGGAGTCTGGGTTCATCGTGACCGTTAAAAGGTTAAAAGATGCAAGATATCCCAGGCTCGAGGAGTTTAGGAGACACATGGACTTGCTTGGTAGGCTAAGGCATCCCAGCTTAGTCCCACTCAGAGCTTATTTCCAGGCTAAGGAGGAAAGGCTAATTGTATATGATTATTTCCCCAACGGCAGTCTCTTTTCTCTCCTCCACG GAACTAGAACTTCAGGCGGTGGGAAGCCACTTCACTGGACTTCGTGTCTCAAAATAGCTGAGGACTTGGCAACTGGACTGCTCTATATCCACCAGAACCCTGGGTTAACCCATGGGAATTTGAAATCCTCCAATGTCCTCTTAGGCCCTGAATTTGAGTCCTGCCTTACTGACTATGGTCTGACCATGTTCCAAAATCCAGACTCACTGGAGGAACCCAGTGCCACTTCTCTGTTCTACAGAGCCCCTGAGATCCGAGATGTACGAAAACCATCCACCCAACCAGCTGATGTCTACAGCTTTGGTGTACTCCTATTGGAACTTCTTACTGGCAAGACTCCCTTCCAGGACCTTGTTCAAGAGCACGGTCCAGATATTCCTAGGTGGGTTCGGTCAGTACGCGAGGAAGAGACCGAGTCCGGAGATGACCCTGCCTCGGGTAATGAGGCTGCAGAGGAGAAACTCCAGGCTCTTGTAAACATTGCAATGGCTTGTGTCTCACTCACACCAGATAACCGGCCGTCAATGAGGGATGTCTTTAGGATGATCAGAGATGCAAGGGCAGAGGCTCGAGTTTCATCTAATAGCAGTGACCATTCACCTGGAAGATGGTCAGATACCGTTCAGAGCTTGCCTAGAGAAGAACATTTGAGCATTTGA